ttagGTAATGGAGACAAACCAGAGAAGCCACACTTTGATTCTCGTAGTCTTATCTTTGAATTAGACCCATgcaatgggaatgggaaagtCTGTCTTGTTTATAAGCATGCTGAACCAGGTaagactgaaaaaagaaaagttagcTATCTCTTCTTGTGGATTGTATCTGGAGGCCACATGTGGAGAGTTATCTTGTATTTCTGATCTTCTTTGCAATTTCTAAGTGAAACTTTTACTGGGATGTCCTGTCTCCACTGAAGTCAGGAGCTAAATCTTAACTAGATCTAACATTTTCACTCCTTTTAATGTTGGAGTCTGAGTTATGATTCCTGTGTGCATAGAAGCAGGGAAGTATTGAAATAATACAGAGCTCCACTAATCTGGTTACTTGCATGTCTTGGAACAAAGCCGTTACATTTTGATGAGAAAGGGTACAACTCTGCTTAGAAACAAAGTGTAGATGGTAAAAAATGCTGAGACAGAATTAGACTGGGTCTCCCTCCTTGTGCACAGATGCTGGGTCTCCAGGTGCTAACTAGGCCAAAATGTGGCAGGAAGGGTTAATGGGAGTGTGAGAAATGGGAGCTGAGCTGTTCTTTTTGACAGAGATAACTGTTATCAGTGAGAGTAGTGAAACACCCAAGGCACTTGTAAAATAGTTGTCATCTGTTTACATGTGTAAACACACATGTATGTGTGTTTACTGTGTAGGGTTGTGCAATTGCAATATACAGATTCTTAAGAAAAATCTTGGGTTATTATCTTGTGCCTTTCATTGTGTGTGACTACAACTGCTATGGCAGGAAGTTCTTGGCCTCTTGCCTCCCATGTTAGTGATTTCAGCACATACAGTGGATAACCTGGGCAAGGGAAGGGAGCTTTGGTTACAGGCGTCAATGTCAACAATGTCTGTTTAGACGACAGTGTTCAGCATCTCAATCTCCCAAGAAAAAACCTTCTTTTTATGCTACAAAGGATGTCACCACCAGAGAAATATTTGATCACTGTGGAAAGATtttgcaaaatgtgtttttgttGGCAGCACATACTACCATGACTTCCAGACTCTGGACTATTCAGTAATCCAGATCACTGACAATTGAGTTAGTTGCTTTTTACTTTGTGGGGCGGATAAATGTTTGCCATAACTGTACTTTGAACATATACTACAAAGTTGCTGATGTCCAAGAATGTTCAATGTCACTCCCAGGTTGTGAAGGAACAGCATTGCATTCATTGTCGAGCACACAGCTGGTCAAGTACCCATGCAGTGAGTGAACACTGGATGATGGGTAGGACACAACAGCTTATGGTAAATAGGGCTAAATAGTAAATAGTCATCACATCAGGCTGACAGCTGGTCACTGGTGGAGTTCTGCAGGGCTCCATCTTGGACCCAGTGCTCTTCAGTGTCTTCATGAACAGCTTGGACACAGGACTGGAAGGGTTACTAAGTTTGTCCATTATATTAAAGTGGGAGGAGTTGATGTCTCTCTCGAAGGCCCTGCAAAGTGACTTCAACAAATTAAGAGAGATGTGCAATCATCAACCATATGAAGTTTAGCAAAGACAAGttctggattctgcacctgggctggAACAAGCCTGGAGGTACATAAAACAGCCCATCTGATTAGTGTGTTGTGTCTCCCACCTTACAATGGCCAGATGTTAATCTTAATATTGCAAAGCAACAGTgtaatttgtgtttgttttattctaGTGGTCTCCCCAGACACAGAGATCTGGTTCCTGGACAGAGCTCTGTATTGGCATTTCCTCACCAAAACCTTCACAGCCTACTACCGCCTGCTCATCACCCACCTGGGTCTCCCACAGTGGCAGTATGCCTTCACCAGCTATGGGGTCAGCCCCCAGGCCAAGGTAGGACAGCAGAGTCCAGCCTGTCAGTGTTTTGCATAAGTATAGACTGGAAAAACATCTTCCTATCTTTTGGCAAGCTGTCTGTCTGCTCAGGGGGGCCTCCCAGGTGAGCAGCGGAAGGGACCACAAGTTTTTTCCCTGTAACACGTTAGCAGTCATTTGTTTCATGGTAATTTGAATTTACTAATATTGTGTTAgccctgcttttctctctcagcagtTGGGCTTCATAAAAATTATGCTCAAAAAAGGGCAATTTAAAGTCCTAGAGGTGTTAAAGAAAACCTCTACATAAAGCCttgttattaaaattattattctgcCATGCCAAAATCCTGCTATTAGAGGCTTCTGCTGTTCTTCTCTGTTTGACTGGGCCTTCAGCCCtatccctgcctccctcctgtGAGAGATCAGGGAATGGAGCTGATGATCTTACTGAACACAGCTTATAAGCCAGCACAGTGCCAGTGCACTTTGGCAAGGCCTGTTGGGACTTGAGTGTCCTGCACTTCACCCAGACACAAGAGCTGTCTGACCAGCATGAGATTCCCTGGTCCTTTGTGCACACCAGAATTGCTAAAATCACTCCTGACTTCCCATTGAACAGTGGCTGTAGAATTTCGTTCTTCTCATTCCTAATGCCTTCCCTGTAACACTGCACTGGACTTACCAGTCAAAGTTTTGTATGTGGCACTGtgctctgcctttcctgctataaatattttattatgttcAATATATTTGCAAACCTCAAGAGGAATCATTCATATATTCCCTAATAATTTGCAGCCCCTGTTGGTTAAAATCCTCCTAGTTTGTTAACCAttatcatttttaaaagttttcaagGGGATAtattaaaactgttttccaCTAAGCAGTACATTAATAGATAATATTATCTGTATTTTCGAATTGAACTTCTGTATGTCCTGCTCAACACTTTGCTGATGGTTTCACTGTGATTTGAAATACAATAACTACTATAGTTTTATTTCCTGACTCTGTTaatggaaaaatagaaaatcagaaatagaaACAATAAGACAAACTAACACAAAATTCTTTGTGTAAGAagttaaaatttcattattttatgtgtgaagagagggaagaaggtTACATTTTGAGAAATTCAACTAGTTGGTTTTCAGTTTATAAGCACACTTAAATTCCAAAGGTTTTCTTAATCCTTTCTGTTTATCTGAATCTAAATAAATGTCACTTTGTTTCATCCcctccttttgcttttcctcctgtggTGTAAATCAGGATTCGCTCTTGACAGCAGTCACACTGCAGGAAAGGTGGTGTTAGGATTGTGTCTGGTTCTCCTCTTCCCTATCTGGAATGCAGTTCCAGGACTGGGGCTGTAGCCGTGCCTTGTGTATCCTTATCACAAGTACTCTTCCAAGTCCTCTAAACTGCAGACTGATAAGTGGCATAGGATTAAGCTCAAGTCTTGGGGAAGATTGGGAGCAAGGTGGAATTGTCTAACTGCAGTTTGAATTTAACCTGTTCCTTCCCCACCATTCTGCCTTTCAGCAATGGTTTAACATGTATAAACCCATAACCATCAATACAGCCCTCCTGTCTGAAGAAGCTGATTCCTTTGTGAACAAGCTGGACCCCAATAAGgtatttaaaagcaagaacaaaactCCAGTGCTCAAGAAGAAACAACCTTCCCAGCCACCAGGCTCCCAAAAGAGTCACACAAGCATGACCTCTGCCAAGACATCCTCACTAGCTGGGAATTCTTCAAGGAAGTGAGCCCACTAGACAACATTTGCAATAAGCTTTGATGTTTTTTGCTGCAGAGTCTCTGTGGTTCAGAGCAAGTTCCTTGTGCATGAAGAGATGTGCCCATGGAAAACACATTGCAGCACTTGCATGAAATATAGCCACAATGTGGATGTAGTTCCTGGaggctctttaaaaaaattgatacATCAATTTTATTCCCTTCTGCTACTTGCAGCATGTACTTTTCAGAGGGCATGAAGAAACCTTTGATGTCACTGCTCCATAggtgttggggaagatgaaatagcaaggccctataaatatgagggcctggcaaaagaatcagagaatacagatatcgagatgaaaacaaggtttgaaataccaaaccttcattactgagcatcccgaaaacaataatgcaatcccccctttctgatagatcctaaggtcaaatggaatgtcctgtctcaccccccaatgtatagttcatccctcacctgtaaccctcccctgaagtatccgatgtctgtaaccccattggcccaagccctgtcccagcccaccttgaagccccctgataaggtgtggccgagggaccggacgctctctctctcttggaccttcctgctgggacacccacctagcaccatctctctctccctctctctctccccccgctctccctgggcctgccacgagttgcggctggcaactctaagcagggcccttcatcctttacaataaaccctatgctctaaagaccgggcctcagagatccttcgtcaccacccatccaaaccgtcctggagtccagccaTCCCCGCACACAGGGAAGCTTTTGTTCCTGTACAACTGCAGCAGTGAAATGAAAGTAAATGTAATTCACTGTAACTTTGACAGACCAATGCTGAAGTAGAGGGTGTGAAGATGTTTCTGCCAtgtcttttgaaagaaaactgcccTGATCTTGCATGCTGTGGGAGCAGGCTGGAACCCACTGAACACAGAAGTATCTTTCACTCCAGATAGAATCAAACTCTGCACTTCCCTGTGCTTCATCCAACTTCTGCTCTGACATTCATGGTACAATGGAACTTGTGACTTCCATGTCTCTGCATTAGCCTAGCCACTAGCTCTGCAGCCCAGACCACTTTTTGGCCTTTGTGCTGTATCTTTTCAGATGGTGATATGATTTGCAATAATCCTGAAGTCAGAAGCTGCAAGATCCTTTGTTACCTCCCTTTGTGGGAACTGCTGAGCAGAGAGTCAATGGTGTTGAGTCACATCAGCCAGGAGGACTCCTTGGTTTGTCATACATTCATTTGCAAACCTGACCATTGAAATAGACACTTTTCAGTTGGGCAGGATCTCACCAGGGGCCACTGAGATCCTACAGCCTTAGAAGCCCCTGATGCTGTTTTCTATACTGTAAGTTTTCAGGTTAGAACTGCACTTTAACCCATTCACTGCTGGTTTTCAGTTACTCCTGTTTATTTCCATTACTTTTCTATGCTATTCTGTCTTCCAAATACACTGGAATCATGGTAGCACCCAACACATTTTGTGCCTGAATATGAAAATCAAAATCACTGTCTTCAAGTAAGCATTTACTATTTAAACAGCATCATCTCTAATTTTTGAAAAACCACCACATAATTACACAAGACAAACATACCTCACAGGGATGTTGTGAGGCTTTCATGAGTATTTGTATGGCCTTCAGAAAAATGAAGCCATTCTGTAAGTGCTtaatagtattttaataaatatttgaatattttcctcGAAAGTGATTGGGTATTTGAAGATACTTCGGAGAGCACATGGACACGGGATGCAAAGATATATGGCAAGAGCAGTGTTCAGGATGGattgtttggggtgttttttaatGCGGTAAAGAATCA
This sequence is a window from Vidua chalybeata isolate OUT-0048 chromosome Z, bVidCha1 merged haplotype, whole genome shotgun sequence. Protein-coding genes within it:
- the TPGS2 gene encoding tubulin polyglutamylase complex subunit 2 isoform X1, with product MEEKLPSGIKPYLDKLTLGVTRILETSPGVAEVTFVEKEPAERHTIVSWEQKNSCILPEDLKNFYLMTDGFQMTWSVKTDDTPMPLGSMVINSVSKLCRLGGSSMYTLPSAPTLADLEDDTDEEGNGDKPEKPHFDSRSLIFELDPCNGNGKVCLVYKHAEPVVSPDTEIWFLDRALYWHFLTKTFTAYYRLLITHLGLPQWQYAFTSYGVSPQAKQWFNMYKPITINTALLSEEADSFVNKLDPNKVFKSKNKTPVLKKKQPSQPPGSQKSHTSMTSAKTSSLAGNSSRK
- the TPGS2 gene encoding tubulin polyglutamylase complex subunit 2 isoform X2, whose translation is MGNRLEDFWEKNSCILPEDLKNFYLMTDGFQMTWSVKTDDTPMPLGSMVINSVSKLCRLGGSSMYTLPSAPTLADLEDDTDEEGNGDKPEKPHFDSRSLIFELDPCNGNGKVCLVYKHAEPVVSPDTEIWFLDRALYWHFLTKTFTAYYRLLITHLGLPQWQYAFTSYGVSPQAKQWFNMYKPITINTALLSEEADSFVNKLDPNKVFKSKNKTPVLKKKQPSQPPGSQKSHTSMTSAKTSSLAGNSSRK